One segment of Acinetobacter lwoffii DNA contains the following:
- a CDS encoding antitoxin, translating into MEVAKVFQTGRSQAVRLPKAFRFNGTEVAIKSFGRGVLLMPIDNPWDVMLEALNEFEVGFKLERADQGEQVREDFK; encoded by the coding sequence ATGGAAGTTGCTAAAGTCTTTCAAACAGGTCGAAGTCAAGCCGTTAGGTTACCTAAAGCATTTCGTTTTAATGGTACTGAAGTAGCGATTAAAAGTTTTGGACGTGGTGTGTTATTGATGCCTATCGACAATCCTTGGGATGTAATGCTAGAAGCTCTAAACGAGTTTGAAGTTGGATTCAAGTTAGAACGGGCAGATCAGGGCGAACAGGTACGTGAGGATTTCAAATGA